A region from the Variovorax paradoxus genome encodes:
- a CDS encoding FAD-dependent oxidoreductase — MQRRDFLGVAAGALALAGCEAPPPPIEGGFTGIDVARGHAMRDGTLTSQVPATVKRTRVVIAGGGVAGLAAARALRLAGIEDFALLELEDVAGGNARGGMVNGIACPLGAHYLPVPGDDAREVQDLLEELGLRRRVAGRWEYDERHLCHSPQERLFFQGEWQEGLLPVHGVGMATHAQYRKFAQRIDALQHAAHFVIPTQRAAVTPELLALDAVSFASWLDGEGFGDAQLRWYLDYCCRDDYGAGIEQVSAWAGIHYFASRHGFHAPGDTKGGGGAESTPERDGVLTWPEGNGWLTRQLAAPLGDRLRTGQAVTRIAELRGGIEVDAWDAAAKSLVRWQAERCIVALPVFVAARVVENAPEVLKNAAAHLRYAPWLVANVHLRGPLADRPGAAPSWDNVIYGTRGLGYVDARHQTLDPTPRGTVLSWYRPLGPSRHDGADGRRLLLDRPWTGWRDDLLAELSVPHPDLPSLATRVEVTRYGHAMAIPRPGLLAQIGAHRTSPDAAHRGRVIAGRLSFAHADWSGYSIFEEAFTRGHVAGAAPG, encoded by the coding sequence ATGCAGCGGCGCGATTTCCTCGGCGTGGCGGCGGGTGCCCTTGCGCTCGCCGGCTGCGAGGCCCCGCCGCCGCCCATCGAAGGCGGCTTCACCGGCATCGACGTGGCGCGCGGCCATGCCATGCGCGACGGCACGCTCACGAGCCAGGTGCCGGCGACCGTGAAGCGCACGCGCGTGGTGATCGCGGGTGGCGGCGTTGCCGGCCTCGCGGCCGCGCGCGCGCTGCGGCTTGCGGGCATTGAGGACTTCGCCCTGCTCGAACTCGAGGACGTCGCCGGCGGCAATGCGCGTGGCGGCATGGTCAACGGCATTGCCTGTCCGCTCGGCGCGCACTACCTGCCGGTGCCCGGCGACGATGCGCGCGAAGTGCAGGACCTGCTCGAGGAACTCGGCCTGCGCCGGCGCGTGGCGGGCCGCTGGGAATACGACGAACGCCACCTCTGCCACAGCCCGCAGGAGCGGCTGTTCTTCCAGGGCGAGTGGCAGGAGGGCCTGCTGCCCGTGCACGGCGTGGGCATGGCCACGCATGCGCAGTACCGCAAGTTCGCGCAGCGCATCGACGCGCTGCAGCACGCCGCGCATTTCGTCATTCCCACGCAGAGGGCCGCGGTCACGCCCGAGCTGCTGGCGCTCGACGCGGTCAGCTTTGCGAGCTGGCTCGACGGCGAGGGTTTCGGCGATGCGCAGCTGCGCTGGTATCTCGACTACTGCTGCCGCGACGACTACGGCGCGGGCATCGAACAGGTCTCGGCCTGGGCCGGCATCCATTACTTCGCGAGCCGCCACGGCTTTCATGCGCCCGGCGATACGAAAGGCGGCGGCGGCGCCGAATCGACGCCGGAGCGCGACGGCGTGCTCACCTGGCCCGAAGGCAACGGCTGGCTCACCAGGCAGCTGGCCGCGCCGCTCGGCGACCGGCTGCGCACGGGCCAGGCCGTCACACGCATCGCCGAGCTGCGCGGCGGCATCGAGGTCGACGCGTGGGATGCCGCGGCCAAATCGCTGGTGCGCTGGCAGGCCGAGCGCTGCATCGTCGCGCTGCCGGTGTTCGTTGCCGCGCGCGTGGTCGAGAACGCGCCGGAGGTCTTGAAGAACGCCGCCGCGCACCTGCGCTATGCCCCCTGGCTCGTGGCCAACGTGCACCTGCGCGGACCGCTCGCCGACCGCCCCGGCGCCGCGCCGAGCTGGGACAACGTGATCTACGGCACGCGCGGCCTCGGTTATGTCGATGCGCGCCATCAGACGCTCGATCCCACGCCGCGCGGCACCGTGCTGAGCTGGTACCGCCCGCTCGGCCCGAGCCGCCACGACGGCGCCGATGGCCGCCGCCTGCTGCTCGACCGCCCCTGGACCGGCTGGCGCGACGATCTGCTCGCCGAACTCTCGGTGCCGCACCCCGACCTGCCTTCGCTCGCGACGCGTGTCGAGGTCACGCGCTATGGCCATGCGATGGCGATCCCGCGGCCGGGGCTGCTCGCGCAGATCGGCGCGCATCGCACGTCGCCCGACGCGGCGCATCGCGGCCGCGTTATTGCGGGCCGGCTTTCGTTCGCGCATGCAGACTGGTCGGGCTACTCGATCTTCGAGGAGGCGTTCACGCGCGGGCACGTGGCGGGTGCGGCGCCGGGCTGA
- a CDS encoding DUF350 domain-containing protein, with amino-acid sequence MGFEWLKPGVVLGSLVYALLGVLIFWLCFLIIDKVTPYDLWGEIVEKQNVALGLVVAAMSLGICVIVAAAIH; translated from the coding sequence ATGGGATTTGAATGGCTGAAACCGGGCGTGGTCCTCGGATCGCTCGTGTATGCGCTGCTTGGCGTACTGATCTTCTGGCTCTGCTTTTTGATCATCGACAAGGTCACGCCCTATGACCTGTGGGGCGAGATCGTCGAGAAGCAGAACGTGGCGCTGGGCCTGGTCGTGGCCGCCATGAGCCTGGGCATCTGCGTCATCGTCGCAGCCGCGATCCATTGA
- a CDS encoding SPFH domain-containing protein, whose amino-acid sequence MALMDFIKKQFIDIIQWTETGDGTLAWRFPMAEMEIQNGASLTVRESQVAVFVNEGQVADVFGPGMYKLTTQTLPVLTYLKNWDKLFESPFKSDVYFFSTRQQVDQKWGTPQPITIRDKDFGAVRLRAFGNYSFRIGDAKLFHTEISGTRDIYGVADLDGQLRGLVLQNISNAIASSGVPFLDLAANQIQFAQALAAQLVPEFEKIGIKLENITVQNVSLPEELQKILDQKIGMGMVGNDMGKFMQYQTAQAIPKFAEGAGGGSGIAGDAMGLGAGVALGQVLAQNLAQGLSPGAAAQAAATQQQPAVAVVSPADVMTTLEKLGELKTKGILTQEEFDAKKAELLKKLV is encoded by the coding sequence ATGGCCCTGATGGATTTCATCAAGAAGCAGTTCATCGACATCATCCAGTGGACCGAGACCGGCGACGGCACGCTGGCCTGGCGCTTTCCGATGGCGGAGATGGAAATCCAGAACGGCGCCTCGCTCACCGTGCGCGAGTCGCAGGTGGCGGTGTTCGTCAACGAAGGCCAGGTGGCCGACGTGTTCGGCCCCGGCATGTACAAGCTCACGACGCAGACGCTGCCCGTGCTGACGTACCTGAAGAACTGGGACAAGCTGTTCGAGTCCCCGTTCAAGAGCGACGTCTACTTTTTCAGCACGCGCCAGCAGGTCGACCAGAAGTGGGGCACGCCGCAGCCCATCACCATCCGCGACAAGGACTTCGGCGCCGTGCGCCTGCGCGCCTTCGGCAACTACAGCTTCCGCATCGGCGATGCCAAGCTGTTCCACACCGAAATTTCGGGCACGCGCGACATCTACGGCGTGGCCGACCTCGACGGCCAGCTGCGCGGCCTGGTGCTGCAGAACATCAGCAACGCCATCGCTTCCAGCGGCGTGCCGTTTCTGGACCTTGCCGCCAACCAGATCCAGTTTGCCCAGGCGCTGGCCGCGCAATTGGTGCCCGAATTCGAGAAGATCGGCATCAAGCTCGAGAACATCACGGTCCAGAACGTCTCGCTGCCTGAAGAACTGCAGAAGATTCTCGACCAGAAGATCGGCATGGGCATGGTCGGCAACGACATGGGCAAGTTCATGCAGTACCAGACCGCGCAGGCCATTCCCAAGTTCGCCGAAGGCGCGGGCGGCGGCAGCGGCATCGCGGGCGATGCCATGGGCCTGGGCGCCGGCGTGGCGCTGGGCCAGGTGCTGGCGCAGAACCTCGCACAGGGCCTGAGCCCGGGCGCAGCGGCCCAGGCCGCGGCGACCCAGCAGCAGCCGGCCGTGGCCGTGGTGAGCCCGGCCGACGTGATGACCACGCTCGAGAAACTCGGCGAGCTCAAGACCAAGGGCATCCTCACGCAGGAAGAGTTCGACGCCAAGAAGGCAGAGCTGCTCAAGAAGCTGGTCTAA
- a CDS encoding esterase-like activity of phytase family protein, translating to MTRPASFFCSSFIALAAALACGHAAAQTAFPATLAGHAVLPAQSFVAAPKDAPADLQASGKFTSGKRVEALGTVEGLSGGRGTGVSVPFKGQPLQGHSGIRKMDDGSFWILTDNGAGAKANSPDFMLYLNHYKVDFKSGKFNRLNTIFLHDPDKKVPFRIVHEGTKQRYLTGSDFDPESFQFAGGALWIGEEFGPFLIKADLKGKVLAVFDTQVDGKAVRSPDHPAVTTPGAPGGAVDFQIKRSKGFEGMASSKDGSKLYALLEGPVWNAEAKDYEKLDGKEALRVLEFDVASEKWTGRHWKYPLEANGHAIGDFNMIDATTGLVIERDNGEGTSDKACPEGQKRSDCFHDIAKFKRVYKVELNDANVGGAVRKIGYIDLLNIADPDKLARKPRSDGVLKFPFFTIENVDVVDATHIVVGNDNNLPFSSSREPNKADDNELVLLEAGALLQAR from the coding sequence ATGACGCGCCCTGCTTCTTTCTTCTGTTCTTCCTTCATCGCGCTGGCCGCCGCGCTCGCCTGCGGCCATGCCGCTGCACAGACTGCCTTTCCCGCCACGCTGGCCGGCCACGCCGTGCTGCCCGCCCAGAGCTTTGTCGCCGCTCCGAAGGACGCGCCTGCCGACCTGCAGGCCAGCGGCAAGTTCACCTCCGGCAAGCGCGTGGAGGCGCTGGGCACCGTCGAAGGCCTGTCGGGCGGCCGCGGCACCGGTGTCTCGGTGCCCTTCAAGGGCCAGCCGCTGCAGGGCCACTCGGGCATCAGGAAGATGGATGACGGTTCGTTCTGGATCCTCACCGACAACGGTGCCGGCGCCAAGGCCAACTCGCCCGACTTCATGCTCTACCTGAACCACTACAAGGTGGACTTCAAGAGCGGCAAGTTCAACCGCCTCAACACCATCTTCCTGCACGACCCGGACAAGAAGGTGCCGTTCCGCATCGTCCATGAAGGCACGAAGCAGCGCTACCTGACCGGCTCCGACTTCGACCCCGAGAGCTTCCAGTTTGCCGGCGGCGCACTGTGGATCGGCGAGGAGTTCGGCCCCTTCCTGATCAAGGCCGACCTGAAGGGCAAGGTGCTCGCGGTGTTCGACACGCAGGTCGACGGCAAGGCCGTGCGCTCGCCCGACCATCCGGCGGTCACCACGCCGGGCGCGCCGGGCGGTGCGGTCGATTTCCAGATCAAGCGCTCCAAGGGCTTCGAAGGCATGGCTTCGTCGAAGGACGGCAGCAAGCTCTACGCGCTGCTCGAAGGCCCGGTGTGGAACGCCGAGGCCAAGGACTACGAAAAGCTGGACGGCAAGGAAGCGCTGCGCGTGCTGGAGTTCGACGTGGCGTCTGAAAAATGGACCGGCCGCCACTGGAAATATCCGCTCGAAGCCAACGGCCACGCCATCGGCGACTTCAACATGATCGATGCCACCACCGGCCTCGTCATCGAGCGCGACAACGGCGAAGGCACGAGCGACAAGGCCTGCCCCGAAGGCCAGAAGCGCAGCGACTGCTTCCATGACATCGCGAAGTTCAAGCGCGTCTACAAGGTCGAGCTGAACGATGCCAACGTGGGCGGCGCGGTGCGCAAGATCGGCTACATCGACCTGCTGAACATCGCCGACCCCGACAAGCTGGCGCGCAAGCCGCGGAGCGACGGCGTGCTCAAGTTCCCGTTCTTCACGATCGAGAACGTGGACGTGGTCGATGCCACCCACATCGTGGTCGGCAACGACAACAACCTGCCGTTCTCCAGCAGCCGCGAGCCGAACAAGGCCGACGACAACGAGCTGGTGCTGCTGGAGGCGGGGGCGCTGCTGCAGGCCAGGTAG
- a CDS encoding polyamine aminopropyltransferase, whose translation MSAHAADARGPQPVEIALLASVFVVAACGLVYELTAAALSSYLLGDSVLQFSTIIGTYLFAMGVGSWLSRFFDRQLPAHFLRIELLVALVGGALPAILFLANAYVPGAFRPLLYGLVVVVGTLVGLEIPLVMRILKRNIQLKNLVSQVLTFDYLGALAVSVAFPLVLVPQLGMIRTGLLFGLMNAAVAVWALWLFRHELRRIGAHALACFLALAALAGAFAWADRITSLAEDKFYQDRIVFSATSPYQRIVVTRGQLGHRLFLNGNLQFAERDEYRYHEALVHPVMAAQGAPKKVAVLGGGDGMAVREILKYPSVESVTLVELDPNMTQLFTAHETLAALNGHSLSSPKVKIVNTDAFQWLQQSGDFFDVIVVDFPDPTNFAIGKLYTNSFYALLEKRLSASGYAVIQTTSPLVARKSYWTVAATIESVGLRATPYHAHVPSFGEWGFIIASRRPYRMPDALPSGLRFLSPSTLPLMFDFPLDMARVPAEVNRLSNQTLVTTYEQEWGKVMTTH comes from the coding sequence GTGTCCGCGCATGCCGCCGATGCGCGCGGGCCGCAGCCCGTCGAGATCGCGCTGCTCGCCAGCGTGTTCGTTGTGGCCGCCTGCGGGCTGGTCTACGAGCTGACCGCGGCCGCGCTGAGCTCCTACCTGCTCGGCGATTCGGTGCTGCAATTCAGCACCATCATCGGCACCTACCTGTTCGCGATGGGCGTGGGTTCGTGGCTCTCTCGCTTTTTCGACCGCCAGCTGCCAGCGCACTTTCTGCGCATCGAGCTGCTCGTGGCGCTGGTCGGCGGCGCGCTGCCGGCCATTCTTTTCCTCGCGAACGCCTATGTGCCCGGTGCGTTCCGCCCGCTGCTCTATGGGCTCGTGGTGGTGGTCGGCACGCTGGTGGGGCTCGAGATCCCGCTGGTGATGCGCATCCTCAAGCGCAACATCCAGCTCAAGAACCTGGTGTCGCAGGTGCTCACCTTCGACTACCTCGGCGCGCTGGCGGTGTCGGTGGCTTTTCCGCTGGTGCTGGTGCCGCAGCTCGGCATGATCCGCACCGGCCTGCTGTTCGGCCTCATGAATGCCGCCGTGGCCGTGTGGGCGCTGTGGCTGTTCCGCCATGAGCTGCGCCGCATCGGTGCGCATGCGCTGGCCTGCTTTCTGGCGCTGGCCGCGCTGGCCGGCGCCTTCGCGTGGGCCGACCGCATCACCTCGCTGGCCGAAGACAAGTTCTACCAGGACCGCATCGTGTTCAGCGCCACCTCGCCCTACCAGCGCATCGTGGTCACACGCGGACAGCTCGGGCACCGGCTGTTCCTGAACGGCAACCTGCAGTTCGCCGAGCGCGACGAGTACCGCTACCACGAGGCGCTCGTCCATCCGGTGATGGCCGCGCAGGGCGCACCGAAGAAAGTCGCGGTGCTCGGCGGCGGCGATGGCATGGCGGTGCGCGAGATCCTGAAATATCCCTCGGTCGAATCGGTCACGCTGGTGGAGCTCGATCCGAACATGACCCAGCTCTTCACCGCGCATGAGACGCTGGCCGCGCTCAACGGGCATTCGCTCTCGTCGCCGAAGGTGAAGATCGTCAATACCGATGCCTTTCAGTGGCTGCAGCAGTCCGGAGACTTTTTCGACGTGATCGTGGTCGACTTTCCCGATCCGACCAACTTCGCGATCGGCAAGCTCTACACCAACAGCTTCTATGCGCTGCTCGAAAAGCGCCTTTCGGCGAGCGGCTACGCGGTGATCCAGACCACCTCGCCGCTGGTCGCGCGCAAGAGCTACTGGACCGTGGCGGCGACCATCGAGTCGGTCGGCCTGCGCGCCACGCCCTACCACGCGCATGTGCCGAGCTTCGGCGAATGGGGCTTCATCATCGCGAGCCGGCGGCCGTATCGGATGCCCGATGCGCTGCCTTCGGGGCTGCGTTTTCTCTCGCCTTCCACCTTGCCGCTGATGTTCGACTTTCCGCTCGACATGGCGCGCGTGCCGGCCGAAGTGAACCGGCTGTCGAACCAGACCCTTGTCACCACCTACGAGCAGGAGTGGGGCAAGGTAATGACGACTCACTAG
- a CDS encoding DUF4178 domain-containing protein, producing MAEQEGAQRAYRAPCPGCGAPVEFRSAQSAFAVCPYCQSTVVRQGETLARIGKMAELFDDFSPLQLFAAGRIQNQPFTIVGRLQYSNPGGRWTEWIAALDGDRTGILSEDNGAYVFALPFELQRAAPPPADLRVGATSAFNGQSYTVSSNEQVALLSAQGELPHLPELGRAFPMVELRNDKGLVLSIDYGTEPPGAYLGRSVQLEDLQLTGLRDESAKDEKGRAFNCPNCGAPVTVNLADSKSITCGSCNSIIDLSQGIGGELKHAAQNEPVRPLIAIGSMGQLQGAQWQVVGFQHRMGVEPGDDEHFGWNEYLLYNKKRGFSFLVDAEDGWSMVKPTTGAPVMAENGSSASYLGKRYTQQYAYNAETTYVAGEFYWQVERGQKTFNRDFASGNARLSMERSANELTWSSGSKLDSGLVSAAFKLDDKKDMFVRGDALPVSAASGLGCGTIILIVIVIIVLLVILSTCSGGSSGGSRSYGGSYGGYSSGGGHK from the coding sequence ATGGCTGAGCAAGAAGGCGCGCAGCGCGCCTACCGTGCGCCCTGCCCCGGCTGCGGCGCACCGGTCGAATTCAGGTCCGCGCAATCGGCCTTCGCCGTTTGCCCGTACTGCCAGAGCACCGTCGTGCGCCAGGGCGAGACGCTCGCGCGCATCGGCAAGATGGCGGAGCTGTTCGACGACTTCAGCCCGCTGCAGCTGTTTGCCGCGGGCCGCATCCAGAACCAGCCGTTCACCATCGTCGGGCGGCTGCAATACAGCAACCCGGGCGGGCGCTGGACCGAGTGGATCGCCGCGCTCGACGGCGACCGCACCGGCATCCTGAGCGAGGACAACGGCGCCTACGTCTTCGCGCTGCCCTTCGAGCTGCAGCGCGCCGCGCCACCGCCCGCGGATCTGCGCGTGGGGGCGACCAGCGCATTCAACGGCCAGAGCTACACCGTATCGTCGAACGAACAGGTGGCGCTGCTGTCCGCGCAGGGCGAACTGCCGCACCTGCCCGAGCTGGGCCGCGCGTTCCCCATGGTCGAGCTGCGCAACGACAAGGGGCTGGTGCTCAGCATCGACTACGGCACCGAGCCGCCCGGCGCCTACCTGGGCCGCTCGGTGCAGCTCGAGGACCTGCAGCTCACCGGCCTGCGCGACGAATCCGCCAAGGACGAAAAAGGCCGGGCCTTCAACTGCCCCAACTGCGGCGCGCCCGTCACGGTCAACCTGGCCGACAGCAAGAGCATCACCTGCGGTTCGTGCAACAGCATCATCGACCTGTCGCAGGGCATCGGCGGCGAGCTGAAGCACGCGGCGCAGAACGAACCCGTTCGCCCGCTCATCGCCATCGGCAGCATGGGCCAGCTGCAGGGCGCGCAATGGCAGGTGGTGGGCTTCCAGCACCGCATGGGCGTGGAGCCCGGCGACGACGAGCACTTCGGCTGGAACGAATACCTGCTGTACAACAAGAAGCGCGGCTTCAGCTTCCTGGTCGATGCCGAGGACGGCTGGAGCATGGTCAAGCCGACCACCGGCGCACCGGTGATGGCCGAGAACGGCAGCAGCGCCAGCTACCTGGGCAAGCGCTACACGCAGCAATACGCCTACAACGCCGAGACCACCTATGTGGCGGGCGAGTTCTACTGGCAGGTCGAGCGCGGCCAGAAAACCTTCAACCGCGATTTCGCCAGCGGCAATGCACGGCTCTCGATGGAGCGCTCGGCCAACGAGCTGACCTGGTCCTCGGGCAGCAAGCTCGACAGCGGCCTGGTGTCCGCCGCGTTCAAGCTCGACGACAAGAAGGACATGTTCGTGCGCGGCGATGCGCTGCCGGTCAGTGCCGCATCGGGCCTGGGCTGCGGCACCATCATCCTCATCGTGATCGTCATCATCGTGCTGCTGGTCATCCTGAGCACCTGCAGCGGAGGATCGTCCGGTGGCTCGCGCAGCTACGGCGGCTCGTACGGCGGCTATTCGAGCGGCGGCGGCCATAAATGA